The following coding sequences lie in one Zingiber officinale cultivar Zhangliang chromosome 2B, Zo_v1.1, whole genome shotgun sequence genomic window:
- the LOC122045435 gene encoding peroxisomal adenine nucleotide carrier 1-like, translating to MAEELDWESLTEATSGAVGALVSTTALYPLDTCKTKFQAEVRSHGQGKYRNLSDVLWEAISKRQYKSLYQGLGTKNLQSFISQFVYFYSYSYLKRFHLKKSGAKSVGTTANLVVAAAAGVCTVLVTQPLDTASSRMQTSAFGKSKGLWETLSEGHWIEAYDGLGISLLLTANPAIQYTVFDQLKQRVLRRQSNTVATENTKSSPASLSAFSAFLLGAISKSVATVLTYPAIRCKVMIQSADIEDGSKKDSQSKRPKTMLGALSSIWKNEGLPGFFKGLNAQIIKTVLSSALLLMIKEKISTLTWISMLALKRFLLASERRVKSH from the exons atggcgGAAGAGTTGGATTGGGAGTCGCTGACGGAGGCGACGTCGGGGGCGGTTGGGGCGCTGGTGAGCACCACCGCGCTCTACCCTCTCGATACCTGCAAGACCAAGTTCCAGGCTGAGGTCCGATCCCACGGCCAGGGAAAGTACAG GAACCTTTCCGACGTGTTGTGGGAAGCCATTTCCAAACGCCAATATAAATCCCTATACCAAGGCTTAGGCACCAAGAATCTGCAATCTTTCATCTCacaatttgtttatttttatagttatagctACTTAAAACGGTTTCATTTAAAAAAGAGTGGTGCTAAATCTGTTGGAACTACAGCAAATTTggttgttgctgctgctgctggggTTTGCACTGTTCTTGTAACACAA CCCCTTGATACAGCATCTTCAAGAATGCAAACTAGTGCCTTTGGGAAGTCTAAAGGATTATGGGAAACTCTCTCAGAAGGACATTGGATTGAAGCCTATGATGGCCTAGGGATCTCTCTCCTTTTGACAGCAAATCCTGCAATTCAG TATACAGTATTCGATCAATTAAAACAAAGGGTTCTGAGGAGACAAAGCAATACAGTTGCAACAGAAAACACAAAATCATCTCCTGCATCTCTTTCTGCCTTCTCAGCGTTTCTACTTGGTGCCATCTCAAAGAGTGTAGCAACTGTTTTGACCTACCCTGCCATTAG GTGTAAAGTCATGATTCAGTCTGCAGATATAGAAGACGGGTCAAAGAAGGATTCTCAATCTAAACGTCCCAAGACAATGTTGGGTGCGCTATCTTCCATATGGAAGAACGAGGGGCTTCCTGGATTCTTCAAAGGCTTGAACGCTCAGATTATTAAAACTGTTTTAAGCTCTGCCTTGCTGTTGATGATAAAGGAGAAGATTTCAACGCTTACATGGATTTCAATGCTCGCACTTAAAAGGTTTCTATTAGCCTCAGAGAGGAGAGTTAAGAGCCACTAG